From Microcaecilia unicolor chromosome 11, aMicUni1.1, whole genome shotgun sequence, the proteins below share one genomic window:
- the NMRK2 gene encoding nicotinamide riboside kinase 2 — protein MKYIIGIGGVTNGGKTTLTKRLLQSLPAGCVVHQDDFYKPQDQIEVGEDGFKQWDVITAIDMDSMVNTVKAWLENPVKFARSHGVNVSSDPGETQILIVEGFLLYNNKAMADLCTHRYYMTIPASECKKRRSSRNYTIPDPPGLFEGHVWPMYLKHRKEMEDSGVEVVYLDGLKPREELFSQVYEEVHNKLLNCS, from the exons ATGAAGTACATCATCGGAATCGGAGG TGTCACCAATGGTGGAAAAACCACTTTGACCAAAAGGCTTCTCCAAAGTTTACCGGCCGGTTGTGTTGtgcatcaagatgacttttacaaG CCACAAGATCAGATAGAAGTCGGGGAAGACGGCTTTAAACAGTGGGATG TGATAACGGCCATTGACATGGACTCAATGGTGAATACTGTTAAAGCCTGGCTCGAAAACCCAGTGAAGTTTGCCCGGTCTCATGGCGTGAATGTTTCTTCAGACCCTGGAGAGACTCAAATATTAATCGTTGAGGGCTTCCTCCTCTACAATAATAA aGCGATGGCTGACTTATGCACTCATCGATACTACATGACCATTCCAGCCTCTGAATGCAAGAAAAGAAGGAG CTCGCGCAACTATACAATCCCTGATCCACCTGGTCTTTTTGAAGGACATGTCTGGCCTATGTACCTGAAACACAGGAAGGAAATGGAGGACAGCGGTGTTGAAGTGG TGTATCTGGATGGATTGAAACCCAGGGAAGAACTATTCAGTCAAGTGTATGAAGAAGTTCACAATAAGCTTCTAAACTGCTCATAG